The following proteins come from a genomic window of Clostridia bacterium:
- a CDS encoding PHP domain-containing protein, translated as MLLLETHLHNCEVSPCARVTAPEIPSLYIQKGYNAIAVTNHYSAYAFSLIEGQNSLEKAKNFLNLSNLLVSEAKKQGLKAFLSMEVTLARYQWQDYLIFGDIQEGVLQNPDLYTYTQAQLFDLANKYNWVIFQAHPFRNGCTLGLPRFMHGIEVYNGCHHSKEVYQRSVNFAKKNNLKMSAGGDFHNIGDEGKAGIYIPEDIETEKQLAQYLLNNQPKIFMSDNY; from the coding sequence ATGTTATTATTAGAAACTCATTTGCATAACTGCGAGGTAAGTCCTTGCGCAAGAGTTACTGCTCCTGAAATTCCTTCGCTTTACATACAAAAAGGCTACAATGCAATAGCCGTAACCAACCATTATTCAGCATACGCTTTTAGTTTAATTGAAGGACAAAATTCTTTGGAAAAGGCTAAAAACTTTTTAAATTTGTCCAACTTATTAGTTTCAGAGGCAAAAAAGCAGGGACTAAAAGCTTTTTTGAGTATGGAAGTAACTTTAGCTAGATATCAATGGCAAGATTATTTGATCTTTGGCGATATACAGGAAGGCGTTTTACAAAATCCAGATCTTTATACTTATACTCAAGCTCAATTATTTGACCTTGCCAATAAATATAATTGGGTAATTTTTCAAGCGCATCCTTTTAGAAATGGATGTACTTTGGGGCTTCCTAGATTTATGCACGGAATAGAAGTTTATAATGGCTGTCATCATTCAAAAGAAGTTTACCAAAGATCTGTTAATTTTGCTAAAAAGAATAATCTCAAAATGAGTGCTGGCGGAGATTTCCACAATATTGGAGATGAAGGAAAAGCGGGCATTTATATCCCCGAGGATATTGAAACTGAAAAACAGCTTGCTCAATATTTATTAAATAATCAGCCTAAAATTTTCATGAGTGATAATTATTGA
- a CDS encoding PRC-barrel domain-containing protein: MESLRGILNKPLINIQNGKMHYIKNAVFDSSMSYIQLLVLTDKFSVGKEYVIKISDIKAVGPDALVANGPVMDSETFKGNIYQLLGADIYNQVGVKLGVLKDIYLNDFKVSYILMNESEMIYPSNIISSGNRLLITDIPQKLQVKKNLAETQHQNPDYQIEAQE, translated from the coding sequence ATGGAAAGCTTGAGAGGGATTCTTAATAAACCGCTGATTAATATTCAAAACGGCAAAATGCATTATATTAAGAATGCCGTATTTGATTCATCAATGTCGTATATTCAACTTCTGGTTTTGACTGACAAATTTTCGGTAGGAAAAGAGTACGTTATTAAAATTTCAGACATAAAAGCGGTTGGACCTGACGCATTAGTAGCCAATGGTCCGGTTATGGATAGCGAAACATTCAAAGGCAATATTTATCAATTATTGGGTGCAGATATATACAACCAAGTAGGAGTAAAGCTTGGCGTTTTAAAAGATATTTATCTTAATGATTTTAAAGTATCATATATCTTGATGAATGAGAGTGAAATGATTTATCCAAGCAATATTATAAGCAGCGGAAATCGTCTACTTATTACTGATATTCCCCAAAAGCTGCAAGTAAAAAAAAACCTAGCAGAAACACAACATCAAAATCCAGATTACCAAATAGAAGCACAAGAGTAA